The following coding sequences are from one Panicum virgatum strain AP13 unplaced genomic scaffold, P.virgatum_v5 scaffold_5635, whole genome shotgun sequence window:
- the LOC120694416 gene encoding uncharacterized protein LOC120694416 isoform X1, giving the protein MAAAHALAAASWLAARARATSLPPACRAPPPPPRSLLASPPSPSPGPRGTARSPWRSREPPWPLALFPYSRGTLVAGAAWLCAGADKATSPGISASLRARTSMPKRRRTRRMRTRSGRTPITSPSPATPRSSEISGRVCIESRGSGASNRCFSWFAISAAFCRIRGSFRKKLHRRSWLWSRQQSPDGDIIDCVHISHQPAFDHPLLKNHTIQFRPAYHPEGLYDDAKSSIGSNNAGQKPMIQTWH; this is encoded by the exons ATGGCGGCCGctcacgcgctcgccgccgcctcctggctcgccgcccgtgcgcgcgccaCCTCCCTTCCTCCCGCTTGCCGcgcaccaccgcctcctccccgcTCGCTGCTCGCTTCCCCACCCTCGCCATCGCCCGGGCCTCGCGGCACAGCCCGTTCACCATGGCGCTCGCGAGAGCCACCATGGCCTCTTGCCCTCTTCCCCTACTCCCGCGGCACGCTGGTCGCGGGCGCGGCGTGGCTCTGCGCTGGGGCCGACAAGGCAACGTCGCCTGGGATCTCGGCCTCGCTGCGTGCGAGGACGTCGATGCCGAAGAGGAGACGGACGAGGAGGATGAGAACGAGGAGCGGGAGGACGCCGATCACGAGTCCGAGTCCAGCAACGCCGCGGAGCTCGGAAATTTCAGGAAGAGTTTGCATAGAAAGTCGTGGCTCTGGAGCCAGCAACAGGTGCTTTTCTTGGTTTGCTATTTCAGCTGCATTTTGTAGGATTAGAGGCAGTTTCAGGAAGAAGTTACATAGAAGGTCGTGGCTATGGAGCCGGCAACAG AGCCCAGATGGAGACATCATCGACTGCGTGCATATCTCCCACCAACCAGCCTTCGACCATCCTCTCCTCAAGAACCACACAATACAG TTTAGGCCGGCCTACCACCCTGAAGGTCTATATGATGATGCCAAGAGCAGCATAGGCTCCAACAATGCCGGCCAGAAGCCGATGATCCAGACGTGGCATTGA
- the LOC120694416 gene encoding uncharacterized protein LOC120694416 isoform X3, translated as MALARATMASCPLPLLPRHAGRGRGVALRWGRQGNVAWDLGLAACEDVDAEEETDEEDENEEREDADHESESSNAAELGNFRKSLHRKSWLWSQQQSPDGDIIDCVHISHQPAFDHPLLKNHTIQFRPAYHPEGLYDDAKSSIGSNNAGQKPMIQTWH; from the exons ATGGCGCTCGCGAGAGCCACCATGGCCTCTTGCCCTCTTCCCCTACTCCCGCGGCACGCTGGTCGCGGGCGCGGCGTGGCTCTGCGCTGGGGCCGACAAGGCAACGTCGCCTGGGATCTCGGCCTCGCTGCGTGCGAGGACGTCGATGCCGAAGAGGAGACGGACGAGGAGGATGAGAACGAGGAGCGGGAGGACGCCGATCACGAGTCCGAGTCCAGCAACGCCGCGGAGCTCGGAAATTTCAGGAAGAGTTTGCATAGAAAGTCGTGGCTCTGGAGCCAGCAACAG AGCCCAGATGGAGACATCATCGACTGCGTGCATATCTCCCACCAACCAGCCTTCGACCATCCTCTCCTCAAGAACCACACAATACAG TTTAGGCCGGCCTACCACCCTGAAGGTCTATATGATGATGCCAAGAGCAGCATAGGCTCCAACAATGCCGGCCAGAAGCCGATGATCCAGACGTGGCATTGA
- the LOC120694416 gene encoding uncharacterized protein LOC120694416 isoform X2, protein MAAAHALAAASWLAARARATSLPPACRAPPPPPRSLLASPPSPSPGPRGTARSPWRSREPPWPLALFPYSRGTLVAGAAWLCAGADKATSPGISASLRARTSMPKRRRTRRMRTRSGRTPITSPSPATPRSSEISGRVCIESRGSGASNRCFSWFAISAAFCRIRGSFRKKLHRRSWLWSRQQSPDGDIIDCVHISHQPAFDHPLLKNHTIQVSHDLYGHNNTILFTLLD, encoded by the exons ATGGCGGCCGctcacgcgctcgccgccgcctcctggctcgccgcccgtgcgcgcgccaCCTCCCTTCCTCCCGCTTGCCGcgcaccaccgcctcctccccgcTCGCTGCTCGCTTCCCCACCCTCGCCATCGCCCGGGCCTCGCGGCACAGCCCGTTCACCATGGCGCTCGCGAGAGCCACCATGGCCTCTTGCCCTCTTCCCCTACTCCCGCGGCACGCTGGTCGCGGGCGCGGCGTGGCTCTGCGCTGGGGCCGACAAGGCAACGTCGCCTGGGATCTCGGCCTCGCTGCGTGCGAGGACGTCGATGCCGAAGAGGAGACGGACGAGGAGGATGAGAACGAGGAGCGGGAGGACGCCGATCACGAGTCCGAGTCCAGCAACGCCGCGGAGCTCGGAAATTTCAGGAAGAGTTTGCATAGAAAGTCGTGGCTCTGGAGCCAGCAACAGGTGCTTTTCTTGGTTTGCTATTTCAGCTGCATTTTGTAGGATTAGAGGCAGTTTCAGGAAGAAGTTACATAGAAGGTCGTGGCTATGGAGCCGGCAACAG AGCCCAGATGGAGACATCATCGACTGCGTGCATATCTCCCACCAACCAGCCTTCGACCATCCTCTCCTCAAGAACCACACAATACAG GTTAGCCATGACCTTTATGGACACAACAACACTATATTGTTCACATTACTGGACT AG
- the LOC120694416 gene encoding uncharacterized protein LOC120694416 isoform X4, which produces MALARATMASCPLPLLPRHAGRGRGVALRWGRQGNVAWDLGLAACEDVDAEEETDEEDENEEREDADHESESSNAAELGNFRKSLHRKSWLWSQQQSPDGDIIDCVHISHQPAFDHPLLKNHTIQVSHDLYGHNNTILFTLLD; this is translated from the exons ATGGCGCTCGCGAGAGCCACCATGGCCTCTTGCCCTCTTCCCCTACTCCCGCGGCACGCTGGTCGCGGGCGCGGCGTGGCTCTGCGCTGGGGCCGACAAGGCAACGTCGCCTGGGATCTCGGCCTCGCTGCGTGCGAGGACGTCGATGCCGAAGAGGAGACGGACGAGGAGGATGAGAACGAGGAGCGGGAGGACGCCGATCACGAGTCCGAGTCCAGCAACGCCGCGGAGCTCGGAAATTTCAGGAAGAGTTTGCATAGAAAGTCGTGGCTCTGGAGCCAGCAACAG AGCCCAGATGGAGACATCATCGACTGCGTGCATATCTCCCACCAACCAGCCTTCGACCATCCTCTCCTCAAGAACCACACAATACAG GTTAGCCATGACCTTTATGGACACAACAACACTATATTGTTCACATTACTGGACT AG